Proteins found in one Pontibacter sp. SGAir0037 genomic segment:
- a CDS encoding alpha/beta fold hydrolase has product MEIHHSTYHTEAAIGLHVVEAGDSKNDTIIFLHGFPEHWYGWHKQLRFFAEKGYHVVVPDQRGYNLSSKPSDVQEYTLEKLTGDIVKLIAQLQKQQVILVGHDWGGAVAWAMGMHFPHLLQKLVILNMPHPAVMEENLQKNPSQMLKSWYTGFFQAPFLPEKTAEAFDFKFLVKSMTGTAREGAFTEEDLVAYKEAWQQPNAIEAMINWYRAYKYSSLFIDKEVETPTLLIWGKNDATLGQEMAEPSIGKCPNGKLEFLNNATHWLHHEEPARVNKLISVFLGIG; this is encoded by the coding sequence ATGGAAATACATCACAGCACCTATCACACAGAAGCGGCCATTGGTTTACATGTAGTTGAAGCCGGTGATTCGAAGAACGACACTATAATTTTTTTGCACGGTTTCCCGGAGCACTGGTATGGCTGGCATAAGCAACTTCGCTTTTTTGCTGAGAAAGGCTACCATGTGGTAGTGCCTGACCAAAGGGGCTACAACCTCAGCAGCAAGCCTTCGGATGTGCAGGAATATACGCTGGAGAAGCTCACAGGTGATATTGTAAAGCTGATAGCACAGTTACAGAAACAGCAAGTAATACTGGTAGGCCATGACTGGGGCGGAGCTGTAGCCTGGGCAATGGGCATGCACTTCCCGCATTTGCTCCAAAAACTGGTGATCCTGAATATGCCACACCCGGCTGTTATGGAAGAAAACCTGCAAAAGAACCCTTCGCAAATGCTGAAGAGCTGGTATACCGGCTTTTTTCAGGCGCCTTTTCTGCCAGAAAAAACAGCTGAAGCATTCGACTTTAAATTTCTGGTCAAGAGCATGACGGGCACAGCCAGAGAAGGCGCTTTTACAGAAGAAGATCTGGTAGCCTATAAAGAAGCCTGGCAACAACCCAATGCCATCGAAGCCATGATTAACTGGTACAGAGCCTACAAATACAGCAGCCTCTTTATCGATAAAGAAGTAGAAACGCCAACCCTGCTGATATGGGGAAAAAACGATGCGACGCTAGGGCAGGAAATGGCGGAACCCAGCATCGGCAAGTGCCCCAATGGCAAACTCGAGTTCCTAAACAATGCCACTCATTGGCTTCATCATGAAGAGCCTGCGCGTGTAAATAAGTTAATAAGCGTGTTCTTAGGCATTGGCTAG
- a CDS encoding DUF1330 domain-containing protein, with the protein MPAYIIVEVEITDPEAYIGYTKLTPATIAAYDGKFIVRGGSTESLEGEWQPNRMVVLEFPSVDRAKEWWNSPEYAPAKEIRQKAANTKMIVVEGFAN; encoded by the coding sequence ATGCCAGCTTATATTATTGTTGAAGTAGAAATTACAGATCCTGAAGCTTATATAGGATATACCAAACTCACACCCGCCACCATTGCTGCCTATGATGGTAAATTTATAGTGCGCGGCGGTAGTACAGAATCGCTGGAAGGAGAATGGCAGCCTAACCGGATGGTGGTGCTGGAGTTTCCCAGTGTTGATCGGGCAAAAGAATGGTGGAACTCTCCTGAATATGCTCCAGCCAAAGAGATACGGCAGAAAGCTGCCAATACTAAAATGATTGTCGTAGAGGGCTTTGCTAATTAG
- a CDS encoding SDR family oxidoreductase produces MDLNLQDKVIIVSGGAKGIGLGIVKVLAAEGVVPVILGRDENDNAKALQEVEEAGGKAYQVVAELTKPDACETAVQAVLQRCGRIDGLVNNAGLNDGIGLENGNYEMFLQSLHNSLVHYYLLAHHALPALKISKGAIVNISSKTAETGQGGTSGYAAANGGRNALTREWAVELLKYGIRVNAIVVAESWTPQYEKWIQTLPDPKAKLKEITSRIPLENRMTTPEEIANTAAFLLSERASHTTGQMLYVDGGYVHLDRSLANA; encoded by the coding sequence ATGGATTTGAATCTTCAAGATAAAGTGATTATCGTTTCTGGCGGGGCCAAAGGAATAGGGCTTGGCATCGTAAAAGTGCTGGCGGCAGAAGGGGTTGTGCCAGTTATCCTGGGGCGCGATGAAAACGATAATGCAAAGGCTCTGCAAGAAGTAGAGGAAGCTGGTGGCAAAGCTTATCAGGTAGTGGCGGAACTGACAAAACCTGACGCCTGTGAAACAGCTGTACAGGCAGTACTTCAAAGATGTGGCCGAATAGACGGACTCGTGAACAATGCCGGTTTAAATGATGGGATAGGGCTGGAGAACGGGAACTATGAAATGTTTCTGCAGTCATTGCACAACAGCCTGGTACATTATTACCTGCTGGCACATCATGCCTTGCCGGCTCTTAAAATATCCAAAGGCGCCATTGTAAATATCAGCTCCAAAACGGCAGAAACAGGTCAGGGCGGCACTTCAGGCTACGCTGCTGCAAACGGTGGGCGCAATGCACTAACCCGGGAGTGGGCTGTGGAATTGCTCAAGTATGGCATTCGGGTAAATGCCATTGTCGTAGCCGAAAGCTGGACCCCTCAGTATGAGAAATGGATTCAGACCCTGCCTGACCCTAAGGCAAAACTTAAAGAGATAACAAGCAGAATTCCGCTGGAGAACCGAATGACTACACCCGAGGAAATCGCCAATACCGCTGCCTTTTTGCTTTCGGAACGAGCCAGCCACACAACAGGCCAGATGTTGTATGTGGATGGAGGGTATGTACACCTGGACCGGTCTCTAGCCAATGCCTAA
- a CDS encoding polysaccharide deacetylase family protein produces MRRSLKLLAVAILAAGIVYVCFYNKSGDTSGFQLNRKEAVQTSSTAAPVDSIPTINTVAEKTAEAPSPAMATPAEILARKQVPILCYHQIRDWNARDSQAAKDYIVPVERFKEQLKMLADSGYQTILPDQLFAYLATGAPLPDKPVILTFDDTNLDQYTVALPELEKHGFKGVFFIMTVSLGRPRYMSRAQVKELADAGHVIGSHTWDHQNVKKLKEQDWVTQVEKPSRQLEEITGQPVKYFAYPFGLWNKEAIPELKSRGIAAAFQLSTSRDEEEPLYTIRRLIASGHWSASNLQKKMQGSF; encoded by the coding sequence ATGAGGAGAAGTTTAAAGCTATTGGCTGTTGCTATATTAGCTGCAGGAATTGTGTATGTGTGTTTTTATAATAAGTCAGGTGATACATCAGGATTTCAATTAAACAGGAAGGAGGCAGTACAGACAAGCAGTACGGCAGCACCAGTCGACTCTATCCCAACAATAAATACTGTTGCAGAAAAAACGGCGGAAGCTCCCTCTCCTGCCATGGCTACTCCTGCTGAAATTTTAGCCAGAAAGCAGGTTCCGATTCTTTGCTACCACCAGATCAGGGACTGGAACGCCAGAGACTCACAGGCTGCCAAAGATTATATTGTGCCGGTAGAACGGTTTAAAGAGCAGCTGAAGATGCTGGCCGATAGTGGCTATCAAACCATCCTGCCAGACCAGCTGTTCGCTTACCTGGCTACGGGTGCTCCCTTACCTGACAAACCTGTTATTCTCACTTTCGACGACACCAATCTGGACCAGTATACAGTAGCGTTGCCCGAGCTTGAGAAGCATGGTTTTAAGGGCGTATTCTTTATCATGACAGTATCGCTGGGGCGACCTCGCTACATGAGCAGAGCACAAGTAAAGGAATTAGCAGATGCCGGCCACGTTATCGGCTCCCATACCTGGGATCATCAGAATGTAAAAAAGCTGAAGGAACAGGATTGGGTAACACAGGTGGAGAAGCCTTCCAGGCAGCTGGAGGAGATCACCGGCCAGCCTGTGAAGTATTTTGCCTATCCGTTTGGCCTCTGGAACAAAGAAGCTATTCCGGAACTGAAAAGCCGTGGCATAGCGGCCGCCTTTCAGCTTTCTACCTCCCGCGATGAAGAAGAACCTTTGTATACCATACGTCGCTTGATTGCCAGCGGCCACTGGAGCGCCTCAAACCTGCAAAAGAAAATGCAAGGCAGCTTCTAA
- a CDS encoding fumarylacetoacetate hydrolase family protein, producing the protein MRLIRHGELSKEKTGIAIGDVLYDTSAFGEDYNEQFFESDGLTRLQQFVEANEGKLARVPEGSRLGSPVARPSKIVCIGLNYADHARETNATPPAEPVIFMKSTTSLVGPNDAVMIPKDSVKTDWEVELAFVIGKKARYVEEAQAMDYVAGYVLHNDVSEREFQLERGGTWDKGKGCDTFAPLGPYLVTTDEVPDVDNLRLWLKLNGETMQDGNTADFIFRIPHLVSYVSRFMTLLPGDVISTGTPAGVGLGMKPPVYLKPGDVVELGIDGLGTSRQQIIAYATH; encoded by the coding sequence ATGAGATTGATTCGACACGGAGAACTCTCAAAAGAGAAAACAGGCATTGCCATAGGAGATGTTTTATATGATACATCTGCTTTTGGAGAAGATTACAACGAACAATTCTTCGAAAGCGATGGCTTAACACGATTACAGCAATTTGTGGAAGCCAATGAAGGGAAATTAGCGCGTGTGCCCGAGGGCAGCCGCCTGGGAAGCCCTGTTGCACGTCCTTCAAAAATAGTATGCATCGGATTGAACTATGCCGACCATGCCCGCGAAACCAACGCAACACCACCCGCAGAGCCGGTTATATTTATGAAATCCACCACGTCCCTGGTTGGTCCGAACGATGCTGTGATGATTCCGAAAGACTCTGTTAAAACAGACTGGGAGGTAGAACTGGCATTTGTGATAGGTAAAAAAGCCCGCTATGTAGAAGAAGCTCAGGCAATGGACTATGTGGCAGGCTATGTGCTGCACAACGATGTGTCTGAACGGGAATTCCAGCTGGAGCGGGGAGGGACCTGGGACAAAGGCAAAGGTTGTGATACGTTTGCGCCACTCGGACCATACCTGGTTACCACAGACGAAGTACCGGATGTAGACAACCTGCGCCTCTGGCTGAAGCTAAATGGTGAAACAATGCAGGACGGCAATACAGCTGATTTTATTTTCAGGATACCGCACCTGGTTTCTTATGTCAGCCGTTTTATGACTTTGCTGCCGGGCGATGTTATTTCTACGGGTACTCCGGCTGGCGTAGGACTCGGCATGAAGCCGCCTGTGTATCTGAAGCCGGGGGATGTGGTGGAGTTGGGTATAGATGGTTTGGGAACTTCCAGGCAGCAAATTATAGCCTATGCTACGCATTGA
- a CDS encoding mechanosensitive ion channel family protein yields the protein MLNPNSNKNARNKNTNTRPATRREQQLLQQHPTGAVSARPQQKRINGTRQKKMRRGANVRGAAEKRLKNFRQASVLAVAITGFILLLLTPGEAGLLEQETEQTEQISDTVATINEIAVDDLQQTDTAATVNEGPSTKESADEAIGALQDLWEGFLYNLPKIFIALIALLLAWLFARLVKMLLQKLIGNWHSSNAIITMATIAVWLFSIGIAFSVVAGDIRALVGSFGLIGLALSWSLQTPIESFTGWLLNSFQGYYRVGDRIRVGDVFGDVYRIDFLTTTVWEIGGPYQSGFVQAEQPTGRMVTFPNNEILSGTVINLTGDFPYVWDELAVAVANESDMQLAMEVLERVALELLGNYMIEPARTYALLLQKVGLHDVVTDKPQVFLSMDDSWSNITIRYLVGARERRKWKSELTIRITKELNKEVYLHKIIPVYPRQQVQFINPDGRPVDASSFRNQDEA from the coding sequence ATGCTAAATCCAAACAGCAATAAAAACGCCAGGAATAAAAACACTAATACAAGGCCCGCCACCAGAAGAGAACAGCAACTGTTACAACAGCATCCGACAGGCGCTGTAAGTGCACGGCCGCAGCAGAAGCGCATCAACGGCACCAGGCAAAAGAAAATGAGAAGAGGTGCCAACGTAAGAGGTGCTGCGGAAAAGAGGCTAAAGAACTTCCGGCAGGCATCTGTTCTGGCTGTTGCCATTACTGGTTTTATCCTGCTGCTTCTCACACCCGGAGAAGCAGGGCTGCTGGAACAGGAAACAGAGCAAACCGAACAAATTTCTGACACTGTTGCTACAATAAATGAAATAGCGGTAGATGATCTGCAGCAAACCGATACAGCAGCTACAGTAAATGAAGGGCCTTCTACAAAAGAATCGGCCGACGAAGCCATCGGGGCGCTGCAGGACCTGTGGGAAGGATTTCTGTATAACCTTCCTAAAATCTTTATTGCGCTTATTGCATTGCTCCTTGCCTGGCTGTTTGCACGGCTTGTGAAGATGCTGCTTCAGAAACTGATCGGGAACTGGCACAGCTCTAATGCCATTATAACCATGGCTACTATTGCAGTATGGCTGTTTTCCATTGGCATTGCCTTTAGTGTGGTTGCCGGTGATATCAGAGCTTTAGTCGGCTCTTTCGGACTGATAGGCCTTGCGCTTTCCTGGTCGTTGCAAACACCGATCGAAAGCTTTACAGGCTGGCTCCTGAACTCTTTCCAGGGCTACTACCGCGTAGGCGACCGCATTCGTGTGGGAGATGTGTTCGGAGATGTATACCGCATAGATTTCCTCACAACCACAGTTTGGGAAATCGGGGGCCCCTACCAGTCCGGTTTTGTGCAGGCAGAGCAGCCTACAGGCAGAATGGTTACCTTTCCGAACAATGAGATTCTTTCAGGCACCGTCATCAACCTGACAGGAGATTTCCCTTATGTATGGGATGAACTAGCTGTAGCCGTAGCCAATGAATCTGACATGCAGCTGGCAATGGAGGTGTTGGAAAGGGTTGCACTAGAGCTGTTAGGCAACTATATGATAGAACCGGCACGTACCTATGCGCTGCTTTTGCAAAAAGTAGGTTTGCATGATGTGGTTACGGATAAGCCCCAGGTGTTCCTTTCGATGGACGATTCCTGGTCCAACATCACCATTCGCTACCTGGTTGGTGCCCGTGAAAGAAGAAAATGGAAAAGTGAACTTACCATCCGCATTACCAAAGAGCTGAACAAAGAAGTATACCTTCATAAAATCATACCTGTTTATCCAAGGCAGCAGGTACAGTTTATTAACCCTGACGGCCGCCCGGTAGATGCTTCATCTTTCCGCAACCAAGATGAAGCATGA
- a CDS encoding membrane or secreted protein — MKASLNLTRLFAIVLFSVLCLSCSSPGLLQHSTAVSASTAPQAANMAGAWRLVAASDAVSKLGEGITAVKIASDGYFTIAFYNQTDKKFLGTYGGTYLLSNGTYTETYEFNTWDSTQVGTSSSFQVRQQQGRWQLSGSGNQQQTWERLDQANTQTPLAGAWRITGRAGQDGKVNAMQQGARKTIKFLSGSRFQWVAYNTETKQFSGTGGGTYTAANGKYTETIDFFSRDPKRVGAVLSFDYEVKGNEWHHKGLSSTGSPIYEIWTKQ; from the coding sequence ATGAAAGCTTCTTTAAACTTAACCCGGCTATTTGCCATTGTCTTATTCAGCGTGCTTTGCCTGAGCTGTTCCTCCCCTGGCCTGCTGCAACACAGTACAGCAGTTAGCGCCTCAACAGCACCACAGGCAGCTAATATGGCCGGTGCCTGGCGTTTGGTAGCGGCCAGCGATGCGGTAAGTAAGCTTGGCGAAGGCATAACTGCTGTAAAAATTGCCTCTGATGGCTACTTTACTATCGCCTTCTACAACCAAACAGATAAAAAGTTTTTGGGCACCTATGGCGGCACCTACCTACTTTCGAATGGCACCTATACCGAAACCTATGAATTCAATACCTGGGATTCGACGCAGGTCGGAACTTCGTCAAGCTTTCAGGTAAGGCAACAGCAGGGCAGGTGGCAGCTCAGTGGGTCTGGAAATCAACAGCAAACCTGGGAAAGGCTGGATCAGGCAAATACGCAAACTCCTCTGGCAGGAGCCTGGCGCATTACAGGCCGAGCCGGTCAGGACGGCAAGGTAAACGCCATGCAGCAGGGGGCCCGCAAAACGATCAAGTTTCTTTCCGGCTCCCGCTTTCAGTGGGTTGCCTATAATACCGAAACCAAGCAGTTCTCCGGCACAGGCGGCGGCACCTATACCGCTGCCAACGGTAAGTATACCGAAACGATTGATTTCTTCTCCCGCGATCCGAAGAGAGTCGGCGCGGTACTAAGCTTCGATTATGAGGTGAAAGGAAATGAATGGCACCATAAAGGCTTAAGCAGCACCGGCAGTCCTATTTATGAGATATGGACAAAACAGTAA
- the fucP gene encoding L-fucose:H+ symporter permease → MNKATRKSSLFQSELVWPFVLITSLFFLWGLANNMTDTLLSAFQRIMCMSDFQTSWIQMAFYGAYFCLALPAAILIKRYTYKTGILVGLGMFIAGALLFYPASITMSFGHFLIAIYILAGGLSVLETTANPYIVAMGPEASSTRRLNLAQSFNPIGSITGVLLSKFFILSQLNQFGAAERAAMSSEELAAVQSEELTAVMGPYVGVAVFLSLIWLLVKFTNMPRASDSGSVLHIGSSFQRLIRTRHYVWAVVAQFFYVGAQICVWSYTIRYAMQALSINEDAAATYYTIALVVFMASRFIFTGLMSFISPRALLLLTAVVAALLTFLVIYSDGQTGVYALIGISGCMSLMFPTIYAMGIKGLGEDTKLAGSGLIMAILGGAVLTSVQGYVSDATQNIRIAFYVPLACFALVAVYAAIAGKLEAAFRNKSVGDTMATDHLPIHKVAG, encoded by the coding sequence ATGAATAAAGCTACTCGTAAATCTTCCTTGTTTCAATCAGAACTTGTATGGCCGTTTGTTCTGATTACCAGTCTCTTTTTCCTTTGGGGCTTAGCTAATAACATGACGGATACACTCTTGTCTGCTTTTCAGCGGATCATGTGTATGTCCGACTTCCAGACCTCCTGGATTCAGATGGCTTTCTACGGTGCCTACTTTTGCCTGGCGCTTCCTGCCGCCATTCTTATCAAGCGCTATACTTATAAAACTGGTATACTGGTTGGGCTGGGTATGTTCATAGCAGGCGCACTGTTGTTTTACCCGGCCAGTATCACCATGAGCTTTGGTCATTTTCTAATTGCTATATATATTCTGGCAGGCGGACTGTCCGTTCTGGAAACAACTGCCAATCCTTACATTGTGGCAATGGGACCCGAAGCATCAAGTACCAGGCGTTTAAATCTGGCGCAGTCGTTTAACCCCATTGGCTCTATCACCGGTGTTTTATTGAGCAAGTTTTTCATTCTTTCGCAGCTAAACCAGTTCGGTGCAGCCGAAAGGGCCGCTATGAGTAGCGAAGAGCTGGCTGCAGTGCAATCAGAAGAATTAACGGCAGTAATGGGACCGTACGTAGGTGTGGCTGTCTTTTTGTCGCTTATCTGGCTGTTGGTAAAGTTTACCAATATGCCCAGGGCGTCTGATTCAGGGTCAGTCCTGCACATCGGTTCTTCTTTTCAGCGGCTTATCCGGACACGCCATTATGTATGGGCGGTGGTGGCGCAATTTTTCTATGTCGGAGCTCAGATTTGTGTCTGGTCTTATACTATTCGCTACGCCATGCAGGCATTAAGCATAAATGAGGATGCTGCAGCCACTTACTATACCATCGCCCTGGTTGTCTTTATGGCGTCGCGTTTCATCTTTACCGGCCTGATGAGTTTTATTAGTCCCAGGGCGCTATTACTCCTGACAGCTGTGGTGGCTGCACTGCTTACCTTTCTGGTTATTTATAGCGACGGACAAACAGGAGTTTATGCGCTTATAGGCATTTCGGGTTGTATGTCGCTGATGTTCCCGACTATTTATGCCATGGGTATCAAAGGTTTGGGAGAAGATACAAAATTAGCCGGCTCAGGTTTAATTATGGCCATACTGGGTGGTGCTGTCTTAACCTCTGTGCAAGGCTATGTTTCCGATGCCACACAGAATATCCGTATAGCCTTTTATGTGCCTCTGGCCTGCTTCGCCCTGGTGGCTGTTTATGCTGCCATTGCCGGGAAACTAGAAGCGGCTTTCAGGAATAAGAGCGTGGGGGATACCATGGCCACCGACCACTTGCCAATACATAAAGTGGCGGGCTGA
- a CDS encoding bestrophin family protein: MINYNPKDWFIFIFRFSRADTFRKLLPLMIGIGIYSGLIAYVELNFLNLAESQYIRNVGMMHSVLGFVISLLLVFRTNTAYDRWWEGRKIWGGLTNTSRNLAIKVQACVKDPEDRKFFRQVIPSYAFALKYLLRENEDFHEIDPVLDLKREKHLPNQIAASLFSKVNALHEIGHLSTSQTLALQQDVHALTDHCGACERIKNTPIPFTYSVFIKKFVFFYVMTLPFGWVFSMGYFVIPVVILILYALVSLELIAEEIENPFGSDANDLPIDQICHNIRKHVGELLS, translated from the coding sequence TTGATCAACTACAATCCTAAAGACTGGTTTATCTTTATTTTCAGGTTTTCCAGGGCCGATACTTTTCGCAAACTGTTGCCCTTGATGATTGGCATAGGTATTTACTCCGGTTTAATTGCCTATGTAGAACTTAATTTCCTGAACCTGGCCGAGTCGCAGTACATCCGCAACGTAGGAATGATGCATAGTGTGCTGGGCTTCGTCATTTCACTGTTACTTGTTTTCAGAACGAATACGGCTTATGATCGCTGGTGGGAAGGACGTAAAATCTGGGGCGGACTAACCAACACTTCCCGTAACCTGGCCATAAAAGTGCAGGCTTGTGTGAAAGATCCTGAAGACCGCAAATTCTTCCGGCAGGTTATTCCGAGTTATGCATTTGCCTTAAAGTACCTCCTCCGGGAAAATGAGGACTTTCATGAAATTGACCCGGTGCTGGACCTGAAGCGGGAAAAGCATCTGCCCAACCAGATTGCAGCATCTCTGTTTTCCAAGGTAAACGCTCTACACGAAATCGGCCATCTTTCCACTTCACAAACACTGGCGCTGCAGCAGGATGTGCATGCTCTGACTGATCACTGTGGCGCATGTGAACGCATCAAAAATACGCCTATACCATTTACCTATAGTGTCTTTATCAAGAAGTTCGTCTTCTTTTACGTCATGACGCTTCCTTTCGGGTGGGTGTTCAGCATGGGCTATTTTGTTATTCCTGTGGTTATTCTGATACTTTATGCCCTGGTAAGTTTAGAACTGATAGCAGAAGAGATTGAAAATCCCTTTGGTTCGGATGCCAACGATTTGCCGATCGACCAGATTTGCCACAACATCCGCAAGCATGTGGGAGAACTGCTGAGCTGA
- a CDS encoding amidohydrolase: MLRIDAHQHFWKYDPVREEWLTDEMAAIRRDFMPQDLQPVLAKYQFDGCVLVQNGEPELENDFLLECAAAHDFIKGVVGWVDLLAPDINEKLAKYRIYPKLKGFRYILQSSYDRALMLKPDFMRGISALGENGYTYDILIYPDQLKHTKYFVATFPDQAFVVDHLAKPNIREQKLYDWKRDMLTLGHFENVFCKLSGMVTEADLKNWRKEDFRPYLDTVVEAFGTKRIMFGSDWPVCLAAGSYDEILGIVQDYFAEFSQSEQADFFGGNAAAFYKLR; this comes from the coding sequence ATGCTACGCATTGATGCACATCAGCATTTCTGGAAATACGATCCGGTAAGGGAGGAGTGGCTGACAGACGAAATGGCTGCCATCAGGCGTGATTTCATGCCCCAGGACCTGCAGCCTGTGCTGGCGAAGTATCAGTTTGACGGTTGCGTGCTGGTACAGAATGGCGAACCGGAACTGGAAAATGATTTTCTGCTGGAATGTGCTGCAGCGCATGATTTTATTAAAGGTGTTGTAGGGTGGGTAGATTTACTGGCTCCGGATATAAATGAAAAACTGGCTAAATACCGGATATACCCGAAACTGAAGGGTTTCCGGTATATCCTGCAAAGCAGTTATGACAGGGCGCTTATGTTAAAGCCGGACTTTATGAGAGGCATCAGCGCCTTGGGTGAAAACGGCTATACCTATGATATTCTTATTTACCCGGACCAGCTTAAGCATACCAAGTATTTTGTCGCTACCTTTCCGGATCAGGCTTTTGTAGTGGATCATCTGGCTAAACCTAATATCAGAGAACAAAAACTTTATGATTGGAAACGGGATATGCTTACCCTGGGGCACTTCGAAAATGTTTTTTGCAAACTATCAGGTATGGTGACGGAAGCTGATTTAAAAAACTGGAGAAAGGAAGACTTCAGGCCTTATCTAGATACTGTTGTGGAGGCTTTCGGAACTAAAAGAATTATGTTTGGCTCAGACTGGCCGGTATGCCTGGCGGCAGGTTCTTATGATGAAATACTGGGAATTGTGCAGGATTACTTCGCTGAATTCAGTCAATCGGAGCAAGCTGATTTTTTTGGTGGTAATGCAGCAGCCTTTTATAAACTCAGATAA